A stretch of the Streptomyces ortus genome encodes the following:
- a CDS encoding TetR family transcriptional regulator, whose protein sequence is MRTPRRAPRSDALENRARIIEAAHAAFAGDPSVTLQAIAKAAGVGQGTMYRHFPDRESLLLAVYRDELEALVATAPRLLREYEPLEALRRWFERFAADGRVEGGAALAVRAATRAGRPHPPLLAALDLLLRAGKEAGQVRPDAEAEEILLLGSCLWMTDGGVPCPERGTRMLTVIIDGLRTGTGTGTGTGTGTGTRR, encoded by the coding sequence ATGCGAACCCCTCGTCGTGCGCCGCGATCGGACGCCCTGGAGAACCGCGCCCGCATCATCGAGGCCGCACACGCCGCCTTCGCCGGCGACCCCTCGGTGACCCTGCAGGCGATCGCCAAGGCGGCCGGGGTCGGCCAGGGCACCATGTACCGCCATTTCCCCGACCGCGAGTCCCTGCTGCTGGCCGTCTACCGTGACGAGCTCGAAGCTCTCGTCGCCACCGCTCCGCGCCTGCTGCGGGAGTACGAGCCTCTCGAAGCCCTGCGCCGCTGGTTCGAGCGCTTCGCCGCCGACGGCCGCGTCGAGGGCGGGGCGGCTCTGGCCGTGCGGGCCGCCACCCGGGCCGGCCGTCCGCACCCACCGCTCCTCGCCGCCCTGGACCTGCTGCTCCGTGCGGGCAAGGAAGCCGGGCAGGTGCGCCCGGACGCCGAGGCCGAGGAGATCCTGCTGCTGGGGTCCTGTCTGTGGATGACGGACGGCGGAGTCCCGTGCCCGGAACGCGGTACGCGGATGCTGACCGTCATCATCGACGGTCTGCGCACCGGCACCGGCACCGGTACTGGTACTGGCACCGGCACCGGCACGCGGCGCTGA
- a CDS encoding TetR/AcrR family transcriptional regulator: MTTTRRTQKQRREEAETALLTAAAELVDEHGVRALTLAGVGERAGYSRGLVTHYFGSKQALVERLARSAQAGFVPGLKDLPPGLDRLLRLIDGYIGGLGRMNVLNRVFLQLWTEAATTPELTPLFRERNKAFHAGLYEDLAAGIADGDIRPDVAPGETAIAIVAQLRGVGMQRLIDPEGVDTEGLRPHITEFWRRALAAR, translated from the coding sequence ATGACGACCACTCGCCGCACGCAGAAGCAGCGCCGTGAAGAAGCCGAGACCGCCCTGCTCACGGCTGCCGCGGAGTTGGTCGACGAACACGGCGTACGTGCGCTGACGCTGGCGGGCGTGGGGGAGCGCGCCGGTTACAGCCGCGGACTCGTGACGCACTACTTCGGGTCGAAGCAGGCGCTCGTCGAACGGCTGGCGCGCTCGGCGCAGGCCGGATTCGTGCCGGGACTCAAGGACCTGCCGCCAGGTCTGGACCGCCTCCTGCGGCTGATCGACGGCTACATCGGCGGACTCGGCCGCATGAACGTGCTGAACAGGGTCTTCCTCCAGCTCTGGACCGAGGCCGCGACGACGCCGGAACTGACTCCGCTCTTCCGCGAGCGGAACAAGGCGTTCCACGCGGGCCTGTACGAGGATCTCGCCGCCGGGATCGCCGACGGCGACATCCGCCCCGACGTGGCGCCCGGCGAGACCGCGATCGCCATCGTCGCGCAACTCCGGGGTGTCGGCATGCAACGGCTGATCGATCCCGAAGGCGTCGACACGGAAGGGCTCCGGCCGCACATCACCGAGTTCTGGCGCCGGGCGCTGGCAGCGAGATGA
- a CDS encoding MSMEG_6728 family protein — MQTFLPYADFTRSAAVLDQARLGKQRVEALQVLRGLTVPGYGWRNHPAVRMWIGYEEALVRYGLDVCAVWVAEGRADTCATTLVTDFALARPGAAVRVQRDLADDGELPPWLGDPAFHRSHRSALVRKAPEFYTPLFPDVPDDLPYLWPASDRSAS; from the coding sequence GTGCAGACCTTTCTTCCGTACGCCGACTTCACGCGTTCCGCCGCGGTCCTGGACCAGGCGCGCCTCGGCAAGCAGCGGGTCGAGGCCCTGCAGGTGCTGCGCGGCCTGACCGTGCCCGGCTACGGCTGGCGGAACCATCCCGCGGTCCGTATGTGGATCGGGTACGAGGAGGCCCTGGTCCGGTACGGCCTGGACGTGTGCGCCGTATGGGTGGCGGAGGGGCGTGCCGACACCTGTGCCACCACGCTCGTCACCGACTTCGCCCTGGCCCGCCCGGGGGCCGCCGTCCGTGTCCAGCGGGACCTCGCCGACGACGGGGAGCTGCCGCCCTGGCTGGGCGACCCCGCCTTCCACCGCAGCCACCGGTCGGCGTTGGTGCGCAAGGCACCCGAGTTCTACACGCCGCTCTTCCCGGACGTTCCCGACGACCTGCCCTACCTCTGGCCCGCCTCCGACCGCTCCGCCTCGTAG
- a CDS encoding NACHT domain-containing protein, which yields MSGVVPRSRVRRAGIVYLVLFVGGVLGALVIAPRLDDPATVVAALLPTGAGAYLAWCAYRADRAEAAVDDPGAVADRLAVAVARQWESEARMRRLSEPYPLPVSWRGADPEFAITEESGRLAGRDGELGALFAEHLPRRRLLVLGGPGSGKTVLLVRLLLALTERRGRGEPVPVLFPLASWNPAAEDLRAWMERRLIQDHADLAEAASGAYGDSTLAGMLLERRLVLPVLDGFDELPDRAGASALHRIAAALPYGCGLVLSSRPREYLAALRPRTGVPARPAGLAGIRLDPLDGPSVASYLLHDAGGAGTPAAERWAPVVAALGTATPVAQALTNPLTVSLARSVYNPRPDDEDGQLPDPAALLRLPTRTAVEHHLLDAFVPAAYRPHPRRPCRWTADQAHDALGFLARRMEQGRDGVAELAWWRLHHAVPTMLPRVLAGVLLGTLGWLVEGSTMELIHHFAPQLPATPHWEERGGLGVVAAGMCGGLAGGLVAGAVVTLLCAMAAAPDTTAALVLHRLADGGALALVGVIISGFAFGHRLGVRRPSSWNRRALATGIGAAICYGLAFGNACGTVSALLYGLLAAAVVGDGPPVEAARPAARVRWHWSAGGVCRGLAGGMLLGGGVLLEGLFADVLSGGADRVYIAPADPVAAAWGAGQVGAVFAVACLLLHALRTVPVELGAAVDGRTLLANDRRMLSTCVATAVVVGVAVIGTQGWCAALWGSTGVWGANPRDGRLWVYVVGLVPALLAGLAIGMRQAAWSRYAVARLYLAVQVRLPLDLLAFLADAHEQRGVLRRVGAVYQFRHIELQHRLAEAADTR from the coding sequence GTGAGCGGAGTCGTCCCCAGGTCGCGCGTACGGCGGGCCGGGATCGTGTACCTGGTCCTGTTCGTCGGAGGCGTCCTCGGGGCGCTCGTCATCGCCCCTCGTCTCGACGACCCCGCCACCGTGGTCGCGGCCCTGCTGCCGACCGGAGCCGGGGCCTACCTCGCCTGGTGCGCCTACCGGGCGGACCGCGCCGAGGCCGCGGTGGACGACCCCGGCGCCGTCGCCGACCGGCTCGCCGTCGCGGTGGCCAGGCAGTGGGAGAGCGAGGCACGGATGCGGCGGCTGTCGGAGCCGTATCCGCTGCCGGTCTCCTGGCGCGGCGCGGACCCGGAGTTCGCGATCACCGAGGAGTCCGGCCGGCTCGCCGGGCGCGACGGGGAACTCGGCGCGCTCTTCGCCGAACACCTTCCCCGCCGTCGTCTGCTCGTGCTCGGCGGCCCCGGGTCGGGCAAGACGGTCCTGCTTGTGCGGCTCCTGCTCGCCCTGACCGAGCGCCGCGGCCGGGGCGAGCCGGTGCCCGTGCTCTTTCCGCTGGCTTCCTGGAATCCGGCCGCCGAGGACCTGCGCGCATGGATGGAGCGCAGACTCATCCAGGATCACGCGGACCTGGCCGAGGCGGCGTCCGGCGCATACGGGGACAGCACCCTGGCCGGGATGCTCCTGGAGCGGCGGCTCGTCCTGCCGGTGCTGGACGGCTTCGACGAACTTCCCGACAGGGCGGGTGCGTCGGCGTTGCACCGCATCGCCGCGGCACTGCCGTACGGCTGCGGTCTCGTGCTGTCCAGCCGCCCGAGGGAGTACCTGGCGGCGCTCCGGCCGCGTACCGGGGTACCGGCCCGGCCGGCCGGGCTGGCCGGCATCCGGCTCGACCCGCTCGACGGGCCGAGCGTCGCGAGCTACCTCCTGCACGACGCGGGCGGAGCCGGTACCCCCGCGGCGGAGCGCTGGGCCCCGGTGGTGGCCGCGCTGGGGACGGCGACGCCGGTGGCACAGGCACTCACCAACCCGTTGACGGTGTCCCTGGCCCGGTCCGTGTACAACCCGCGCCCCGACGACGAGGACGGGCAACTGCCGGACCCGGCCGCGCTGTTGCGGCTCCCGACGCGGACCGCCGTCGAGCACCACCTCCTCGACGCGTTCGTCCCCGCCGCCTACCGGCCGCACCCGCGCCGACCGTGCCGATGGACCGCGGACCAGGCGCACGACGCCCTCGGCTTCCTGGCCCGGCGCATGGAGCAGGGGCGCGACGGCGTGGCCGAACTGGCCTGGTGGCGACTGCATCACGCGGTCCCGACCATGCTTCCACGGGTACTGGCCGGAGTACTGCTGGGCACGCTCGGCTGGCTGGTCGAGGGCTCGACCATGGAACTGATCCACCACTTCGCCCCGCAACTGCCCGCCACGCCGCACTGGGAGGAACGGGGCGGGCTCGGTGTCGTGGCGGCGGGAATGTGCGGCGGACTGGCGGGCGGCCTCGTCGCGGGCGCCGTGGTCACCCTGCTGTGCGCGATGGCCGCAGCTCCGGACACGACCGCCGCGCTCGTGCTGCACCGGCTGGCCGACGGTGGCGCGCTGGCGCTCGTCGGCGTGATCATCTCCGGGTTCGCCTTCGGCCACCGGCTCGGGGTCCGCCGCCCCTCCTCGTGGAACCGGCGCGCCCTGGCGACCGGGATCGGGGCGGCGATCTGCTACGGGCTGGCATTCGGCAACGCCTGCGGCACCGTCAGCGCCCTCTTGTACGGACTCCTGGCGGCGGCCGTGGTCGGGGACGGACCGCCTGTGGAGGCCGCTCGTCCGGCGGCCCGGGTGCGCTGGCACTGGAGCGCGGGCGGCGTGTGCCGGGGCCTGGCCGGCGGCATGCTGCTGGGCGGCGGCGTCCTGCTGGAGGGGCTGTTCGCGGACGTGCTGTCGGGCGGGGCGGACCGGGTGTACATCGCACCCGCCGATCCGGTCGCGGCGGCCTGGGGCGCCGGGCAGGTGGGCGCGGTCTTCGCGGTGGCCTGTCTGCTCCTGCACGCCCTGCGCACCGTGCCGGTCGAACTGGGAGCCGCGGTCGACGGACGGACACTGCTGGCCAACGACCGCCGCATGCTCAGCACCTGTGTGGCGACGGCGGTGGTCGTCGGCGTCGCGGTGATCGGCACCCAGGGCTGGTGCGCCGCGCTGTGGGGATCGACGGGCGTATGGGGCGCGAACCCCCGCGACGGGCGACTGTGGGTGTACGTGGTCGGTCTCGTCCCGGCCCTGCTGGCGGGGCTGGCGATCGGGATGCGACAGGCGGCCTGGAGCCGGTACGCGGTCGCCCGTCTGTACCTGGCGGTCCAGGTCCGCCTGCCCCTGGACCTGCTGGCCTTCCTCGCCGACGCGCACGAGCAGCGCGGTGTGCTGCGCCGGGTGGGAGCGGTCTACCAGTTCCGGCACATCGAACTGCAGCACCGGCTGGCGGAGGCGGCGGACACCCGGTAG
- a CDS encoding cytochrome P450 encodes MTGNVSEQEHLPFDALSDRWQSLHAMRPVHYDEQQSAWQAVDHESVAAVLADPATFSSDFSSIAPTQEDFAVFRQGNFVGMDPPEHRKLRTLVSQAFTPRMVSGLQPRIENVCGRLLDDVADRDRFDLVDALAYPLPIIVIAELLGIPETDHRLFQEWAATLFGGDELGEAPTMDDLARALEAVAPTVREMNGYVLDHIRRCRAQPGNDLTSRLLAAEVDGVRLEDQEIVGFVALLLVAGHVTTTALLGNAVVTFDRHPGTLPALRADPGRLPDAVEEVLRWLPPFAELGRRTTRPVVIGEQDIPAGAMVVAHLGAANRDPSRFESPDVFEPTRSPNPHLTFGHGIHFCFGAPLARLEARIALRMLLERFSDLGVPAYGDVTFQNPGVIVGVRRLPVEVARS; translated from the coding sequence GTGACCGGCAACGTATCCGAGCAGGAGCACTTACCCTTCGACGCACTGAGCGACAGATGGCAGTCGTTGCACGCAATGAGACCGGTGCATTACGACGAACAGCAGAGCGCCTGGCAGGCGGTTGATCACGAGTCGGTGGCCGCGGTTCTGGCGGACCCGGCGACATTTTCCTCCGACTTCTCTTCCATCGCGCCCACGCAGGAGGACTTCGCGGTCTTCCGGCAGGGCAATTTCGTGGGAATGGATCCGCCGGAGCACCGAAAACTACGCACACTCGTAAGTCAGGCATTCACTCCCCGCATGGTGAGCGGATTGCAGCCACGCATCGAGAACGTGTGCGGCCGGTTGCTGGACGATGTCGCAGACCGCGACCGATTCGATCTGGTCGACGCGCTCGCCTACCCGCTGCCCATCATCGTCATCGCCGAACTGCTCGGCATACCGGAAACCGACCACAGGCTTTTCCAGGAATGGGCGGCCACCCTCTTCGGCGGCGACGAACTCGGCGAAGCGCCCACCATGGACGACCTGGCCCGCGCTCTCGAAGCCGTCGCGCCCACCGTGCGGGAAATGAACGGCTACGTCCTGGACCACATCCGGCGCTGCCGGGCGCAGCCGGGGAACGACCTCACCAGCAGACTGCTTGCCGCCGAGGTGGACGGAGTCCGCCTGGAGGACCAGGAGATCGTCGGATTCGTCGCCCTGCTGCTCGTCGCCGGGCATGTGACCACCACGGCGCTGCTGGGCAACGCGGTCGTCACATTCGACCGCCACCCCGGCACACTCCCGGCGCTGCGGGCCGACCCCGGCCGGCTCCCGGACGCCGTCGAGGAGGTGCTGCGCTGGCTGCCTCCCTTCGCCGAACTCGGCCGACGCACCACCCGGCCCGTGGTGATCGGCGAGCAGGACATCCCCGCGGGCGCGATGGTGGTGGCCCATCTGGGCGCCGCCAACCGTGATCCCTCCCGCTTCGAGTCACCGGACGTCTTCGAGCCGACCCGCAGCCCCAATCCCCATCTGACCTTCGGGCACGGCATCCACTTCTGTTTCGGCGCGCCGCTGGCCCGGCTGGAGGCGCGTATCGCCCTCCGGATGCTGCTTGAACGTTTCTCCGATCTGGGTGTCCCCGCCTACGGAGACGTCACCTTCCAGAACCCCGGCGTCATCGTCGGCGTACGCCGTCTGCCGGTCGAAGTCGCACGCAGTTAG
- a CDS encoding ATP-binding protein translates to MLRNLPDPPDELVGRRRELAHLADALDRHRLVVLTGVGGVGKSRLALHAAGQVMRTGTRGVAWADLWPLTNPRLLLATVADALDFADHATAGPLDALCAWLAGKDVLLVLDSCEHLSAACRDLLTRLLDDCPGVTVLATSREPLGMDGEHRLVVEPLPPDSDAVELFRRRATATGTGPMGPADVVVAARLCGWLEGIPLALELAAGQLAHHTLDEVEELLRVRLDLSAQHPVRAGRVHFRQRTLRTAIGWSHELCEPAERLLWARFSVFRDAVDADAVRAVCADEALRVSDVERALAGLERKSVVTRVNGRFRMLDTLREYGRMWLGELDETAVLSRRHSAYFLRRARRAHADWLGPTQIDAYRWVSAAHSDLCAALDHFLTTRPQEALELAGLLGFFWSCCGHLREATGYLEEALALTDEPGAVRTRALWSLGVARVLSGEHDAAQRLALACQRQAAAQEETEGALHAAYLQGLVHLMRGRPMAARFVVDAALRGADGGPSHSVGRVLCRLVRVFALTGEGLREQARREAGELRRECVVRGEWWTRSYAEYQLALLALFEDRAEEAAGHAAAMLDGKRRIGDSFGIALGLDLLASALAAQGDGGPAVAAYGAGENYWAAVGHPQRGTPELGPVRDQYESTARSLLGDSAYDQALLVSVLRDPESVLQELLDRTG, encoded by the coding sequence GTGCTGAGGAACCTGCCCGACCCACCGGACGAACTCGTCGGACGACGCCGGGAACTGGCGCACCTCGCCGACGCCCTGGACCGGCACCGCCTGGTCGTCCTCACCGGTGTGGGCGGCGTGGGCAAGAGCCGGCTCGCGCTGCACGCCGCGGGGCAGGTGATGCGTACCGGCACCAGAGGCGTCGCCTGGGCCGACCTGTGGCCGCTGACGAACCCGCGCCTCCTGCTCGCCACCGTCGCCGACGCCCTCGACTTCGCCGACCACGCGACGGCCGGACCGCTGGACGCGCTGTGCGCGTGGCTGGCGGGCAAGGACGTGCTGCTGGTGCTGGACTCCTGCGAGCACCTCTCGGCGGCCTGCCGCGACCTGCTCACCCGGCTCCTCGACGACTGCCCGGGAGTGACCGTGCTGGCGACCAGCCGAGAGCCGCTGGGGATGGACGGCGAGCACCGCCTCGTGGTGGAGCCGCTGCCTCCCGACTCCGACGCCGTGGAACTCTTCCGCCGTCGTGCGACCGCGACCGGAACCGGCCCGATGGGCCCGGCGGACGTCGTGGTCGCCGCCCGGCTGTGCGGGTGGCTCGAAGGGATCCCGCTCGCGCTGGAACTGGCGGCCGGCCAACTGGCCCACCACACGCTCGACGAGGTCGAAGAACTCCTGCGGGTACGCCTGGACCTCTCCGCCCAGCACCCGGTGCGTGCGGGCCGCGTGCATTTCCGGCAGCGGACGCTGCGCACCGCGATCGGCTGGAGCCACGAACTGTGCGAGCCCGCGGAGCGGTTGCTGTGGGCGCGGTTCTCGGTGTTCAGGGACGCCGTGGACGCCGACGCGGTGCGCGCGGTGTGCGCCGACGAGGCCCTGCGCGTCTCGGACGTCGAACGGGCGCTCGCCGGCCTGGAGCGCAAATCCGTGGTGACCCGGGTGAACGGCCGCTTCCGGATGCTCGACACCCTGCGCGAGTACGGCCGGATGTGGCTCGGGGAACTGGACGAGACCGCGGTGCTGTCCCGGCGGCACTCCGCCTACTTCCTGCGCCGCGCCCGGCGGGCCCACGCAGACTGGCTGGGCCCGACACAGATCGACGCCTACCGCTGGGTCTCCGCCGCCCATTCCGACCTGTGCGCCGCGCTCGACCACTTCCTCACCACCCGGCCGCAGGAGGCGCTCGAACTGGCCGGGCTGCTGGGCTTCTTCTGGAGCTGCTGCGGTCACCTGCGGGAGGCCACGGGCTATCTGGAGGAGGCCCTGGCGCTGACGGACGAGCCGGGCGCGGTGCGCACCCGGGCCCTGTGGTCCCTGGGCGTCGCCCGGGTGCTGTCCGGCGAGCACGACGCGGCGCAGCGGCTCGCCCTCGCGTGCCAGCGACAGGCCGCGGCCCAGGAGGAGACCGAGGGGGCGCTGCACGCCGCCTATCTGCAGGGGCTGGTCCATCTGATGCGGGGCCGGCCGATGGCCGCGCGGTTCGTCGTCGACGCGGCCCTGCGGGGCGCCGACGGCGGGCCCTCCCACTCCGTGGGCCGCGTGCTGTGCCGTCTGGTCCGCGTCTTCGCCCTGACGGGTGAGGGACTGCGCGAACAGGCCCGCCGTGAGGCCGGTGAGCTGCGTCGGGAGTGTGTCGTACGCGGCGAGTGGTGGACCCGGTCGTACGCCGAGTACCAACTGGCGCTGCTCGCGTTGTTCGAGGACCGCGCGGAGGAAGCCGCCGGACACGCCGCCGCCATGCTCGACGGCAAGCGCCGCATCGGTGACAGCTTCGGCATCGCCCTCGGCCTGGACCTGCTCGCCTCGGCGCTCGCCGCGCAGGGCGACGGCGGTCCCGCGGTCGCCGCGTACGGCGCCGGCGAGAACTACTGGGCCGCCGTCGGCCATCCGCAGCGGGGCACGCCGGAACTCGGCCCGGTACGGGACCAGTACGAGTCGACGGCCCGCTCCCTGCTGGGCGACTCCGCCTACGACCAGGCCCTGCTCGTCTCGGTCCTCCGTGACCCCGAGTCGGTGCTCCAGGAACTGCTGGACAGAACCGGCTGA
- a CDS encoding serine hydrolase domain-containing protein — MPYPTTAQVASASSPLRRTLQDRLDSLARTHRVPGAHLAVDTGTEIVSVHTGTADAVRGTAFTADTAVPLGSVTKTCTAATVMLLIDDEDLDLDESVADVLPEFQDLPKVTVRHLLSHTAGLPTGPDSDTAAGMTASRYLAAVCTAEDALFAPGTDFSYSNAGYVAAGRLIEAVTGMSWHEAVRVLLLEPLGITPAFLGDRAPLRPTAGGHTLNTATGAVRPARQSLAPVEAPAGALLASAPDLLALGRTLIGRTAVLPSTTAALMRRPEEGTEAGPLADAWGLGAALYQQDDRWWCGHDGNAQGTSCHLRAEPRSGVVVAFTGNAGGATALWRDLADQLTRLTGLRVPVTPASQDRGGPIPFPQCAGTYRNGTSEYRISLGADGLPALSIDGDLSLPLVCYPDLSCDLVDPATGLREPGGRFHRDPVDGSVDRVQISGRTARRVGTV; from the coding sequence ATGCCTTACCCCACCACCGCTCAAGTCGCCTCCGCGTCGTCCCCCTTGCGCCGAACCCTGCAGGACCGCCTCGACAGCCTCGCGCGGACCCACCGCGTGCCCGGCGCACATCTGGCCGTGGACACCGGGACGGAGATCGTCAGTGTGCACACCGGCACGGCCGACGCCGTCCGGGGCACCGCGTTCACCGCCGACACCGCCGTGCCGCTGGGCAGCGTCACCAAGACCTGCACGGCCGCCACCGTCATGCTCCTGATCGACGACGAGGACCTCGATCTGGACGAGTCCGTCGCCGATGTCCTGCCGGAGTTCCAGGACTTACCCAAGGTGACCGTGCGTCACCTGCTCTCCCACACGGCCGGCCTGCCCACCGGCCCCGACTCGGACACCGCGGCGGGCATGACGGCCTCCCGCTATCTCGCGGCGGTCTGCACCGCCGAGGACGCGCTGTTCGCCCCCGGCACGGACTTCTCCTACTCCAACGCCGGTTACGTGGCCGCGGGGCGGCTGATCGAAGCGGTGACGGGTATGAGCTGGCACGAAGCCGTACGCGTCCTGCTGCTGGAGCCGCTCGGCATCACGCCCGCCTTCCTCGGTGACCGCGCCCCGCTCCGCCCCACCGCCGGCGGGCACACCCTGAACACGGCCACCGGAGCCGTGCGGCCGGCCCGGCAGAGCCTGGCTCCCGTCGAGGCCCCGGCCGGCGCCCTGCTGGCGAGCGCCCCCGATCTGCTCGCCCTGGGCAGGACCCTGATCGGCCGGACCGCCGTCCTCCCGTCCACCACCGCCGCGCTCATGCGACGGCCCGAGGAGGGAACCGAAGCCGGCCCGCTGGCGGACGCCTGGGGGCTCGGCGCCGCCCTCTACCAGCAGGACGACCGCTGGTGGTGCGGTCACGACGGCAACGCCCAGGGCACCTCCTGCCATCTGCGTGCCGAGCCGCGCAGCGGCGTCGTGGTCGCCTTCACCGGCAACGCCGGCGGCGCCACCGCACTCTGGCGGGACCTGGCCGACCAGCTCACCCGGCTCACCGGCCTGCGGGTGCCGGTCACTCCCGCGAGCCAGGACCGGGGCGGACCAATCCCGTTCCCCCAGTGCGCGGGGACCTACCGCAACGGGACGAGCGAGTACCGGATCAGTCTCGGCGCCGACGGCCTGCCCGCGCTGTCCATCGACGGCGACCTGTCGCTGCCCCTGGTCTGCTACCCGGATCTGAGCTGCGATCTGGTCGACCCGGCCACCGGTCTCCGGGAACCAGGCGGACGCTTCCACCGGGATCCCGTCGACGGAAGCGTCGACCGCGTACAGATCTCCGGTCGCACCGCCCGCCGCGTCGGCACCGTCTGA
- a CDS encoding NAD(P)/FAD-dependent oxidoreductase produces the protein MAATRGEPDVLVVGGGLAGLACARDLVDVGLDVKVLEASDEVGGRMRSDRHEGFVVDRGFQVFNTAYPQVRRRLSLRELRLRPFTPGVLVHSEDGPLRFSDPTRGARTSHMPGRARGLRDLRPGRLAGTRDLVALGALSGRDMLGPVRLLKRGRGDDRTTRTALAAAGFSEEFVERFFRPFLSGVFLEDELETSARVFHLVWRSMLRGTLCLPGEGIGAVPRALAAALPRATVRLDAPVAGLTDDGVELATGTELAARAVVVATGPGPAARLLPDLDVPAYRVVTTYYHAATRSPLPEPTLVTDTRRRFLNSCVLSEVVPSYAPAGMSLIATSVLGEDTEGREGEVRTALADVYGTDTGGWDLLTVRTVPDALPVMAPPQPLSRTSRIAPGRYVCGDHRATGSVQGALASGARAAREVARDLGR, from the coding sequence ATGGCCGCTACTCGCGGAGAACCGGATGTCCTGGTGGTCGGCGGAGGCCTCGCCGGTCTCGCCTGCGCCCGCGACCTGGTGGATGTCGGTCTCGACGTCAAGGTCCTGGAGGCGTCCGACGAGGTCGGCGGGCGCATGCGCTCGGACCGTCACGAGGGCTTCGTCGTCGATCGCGGCTTCCAGGTCTTCAACACCGCCTACCCGCAGGTCCGCCGCCGGCTGTCGCTGCGTGAACTGCGGCTGAGGCCCTTCACCCCCGGCGTCCTGGTGCACTCCGAGGACGGACCGCTGCGCTTCAGCGACCCGACCCGCGGGGCGCGCACGTCCCACATGCCCGGCAGGGCACGCGGTCTGCGCGACCTGCGTCCCGGACGGCTGGCGGGCACCCGCGATCTCGTCGCGCTGGGCGCCCTGTCGGGCCGGGACATGCTCGGGCCCGTACGGCTGCTGAAGCGTGGCCGCGGCGACGACCGCACCACCCGGACCGCGCTCGCGGCGGCGGGGTTCTCCGAGGAGTTCGTCGAGCGCTTCTTCCGGCCCTTCCTCTCCGGCGTCTTCCTGGAGGACGAGCTGGAGACCTCGGCACGCGTCTTCCACCTCGTCTGGCGCAGCATGCTGCGCGGCACGCTCTGCCTGCCCGGCGAGGGCATCGGCGCGGTCCCGCGCGCGCTCGCCGCCGCGCTCCCCCGCGCGACCGTACGCCTCGACGCCCCGGTGGCCGGGCTCACGGACGACGGAGTCGAACTGGCCACCGGCACCGAACTGGCGGCCCGCGCCGTGGTGGTGGCCACAGGGCCCGGCCCGGCCGCCCGTCTGCTGCCGGACCTCGACGTGCCCGCGTACCGCGTGGTGACGACGTACTACCACGCCGCGACCCGTTCCCCGCTCCCCGAGCCCACCCTCGTCACCGACACCCGCAGACGCTTCCTGAACTCCTGTGTCCTCAGCGAGGTCGTCCCCTCGTACGCGCCCGCGGGCATGTCCCTGATCGCGACCTCGGTGCTCGGCGAGGACACCGAGGGCCGTGAGGGGGAGGTCCGGACGGCGCTGGCCGACGTGTACGGCACCGACACCGGTGGCTGGGATCTGCTGACCGTACGCACCGTGCCCGACGCGCTGCCCGTCATGGCGCCTCCGCAGCCCCTCAGCCGGACCTCGCGCATCGCGCCCGGCCGGTACGTGTGCGGCGACCACCGGGCCACCGGCTCGGTACAGGGCGCGCTGGCGTCGGGCGCCCGGGCGGCCCGTGAGGTGGCCCGCGACCTCGGCCGGTAG
- a CDS encoding response regulator transcription factor: MTERPTADSPRPPLSRLDIDVLRLLAEGALIRHISGQLGLSPRTVHQRVQLLMTALGAADREELHARAKQQGLI, translated from the coding sequence ATGACTGAGCGACCCACTGCCGATTCGCCCCGCCCCCCGCTGTCCCGACTGGACATCGATGTTCTCCGCCTGCTGGCGGAGGGGGCACTCATCAGGCATATCTCGGGTCAACTGGGCTTATCACCCCGTACGGTGCACCAGCGCGTCCAGCTGCTCATGACCGCCCTGGGCGCCGCCGATCGCGAGGAGCTGCATGCAAGGGCCAAGCAGCAGGGGTTGATCTGA